In Brevibacterium zhoupengii, the following are encoded in one genomic region:
- a CDS encoding alpha/beta hydrolase, with amino-acid sequence MSQSDRFAALGAAGSAPDSTRDFLRCDYGPEADQFLEVHGDPSTASATVFFVHGGYFRERTDLAHARPMAIALAEAGVLCVLIEYRRSGGQPNCSDDVTAALSSAWKSLSDWGVNDRAQSNLTVTGHSAGGCLVLAWASHLRADGPEFRLRPLAPVTDLFREVEAGLGEGAVLDYMGVRPEQDLAPYLREDPRSRVALIPARADLLILHGDRDETVDVAFSRTFPARLTVAEGADHADLVDPDSPYFPLVVKTLLN; translated from the coding sequence ATGAGCCAGAGCGATCGTTTCGCGGCACTGGGCGCCGCCGGTTCCGCACCGGACTCTACGCGGGACTTCCTCCGATGCGATTACGGACCTGAGGCCGATCAGTTCCTCGAGGTCCATGGCGACCCGAGCACCGCCTCGGCGACGGTGTTCTTCGTCCACGGAGGCTACTTCCGTGAGCGCACGGACCTCGCCCATGCCAGGCCCATGGCGATTGCCCTCGCCGAGGCGGGGGTGCTGTGCGTACTCATCGAATATCGGCGCTCGGGCGGGCAACCCAACTGCTCCGACGACGTCACCGCCGCCCTCTCCTCTGCGTGGAAATCACTATCGGACTGGGGTGTCAACGACCGGGCACAGAGCAATCTCACGGTGACCGGTCATTCGGCCGGAGGGTGCCTGGTGCTGGCGTGGGCGAGCCACCTTCGCGCGGACGGACCCGAGTTCCGACTGCGGCCCTTGGCCCCGGTCACGGATCTGTTCCGGGAGGTCGAGGCCGGTTTGGGCGAGGGGGCTGTGCTCGACTACATGGGTGTCAGGCCGGAACAGGATCTGGCACCGTATCTGCGGGAAGATCCGCGTTCGCGGGTGGCCCTCATTCCCGCTCGGGCGGATCTGCTCATCCTCCACGGTGACCGCGATGAGACGGTCGACGTCGCATTCTCTCGGACGTTCCCGGCTCGGCTGACCGTCGCCGAGGGTGCCGATCATGCCGATCTCGTCGACCCCGATTCACCCTATTTCCCGCTCGTGGTCAAGACCCTGCTGAATTGA
- a CDS encoding cold-shock protein: MAQGTVKWFNAEKGYGFITLEGNNQDVFVHWSAIQMDGYRALEEGQQVEFEVGEGQKGPQAESVTLL; the protein is encoded by the coding sequence ATGGCACAAGGTACCGTCAAATGGTTCAACGCCGAAAAGGGCTACGGATTCATCACCCTGGAAGGCAACAACCAGGACGTGTTCGTTCACTGGAGCGCAATCCAGATGGACGGCTACCGCGCTCTCGAAGAGGGCCAGCAGGTTGAGTTCGAAGTTGGAGAAGGACAAAAGGGTCCTCAGGCGGAATCCGTCACCCTCCTCTGA
- a CDS encoding LytR C-terminal domain-containing protein, which produces MTDEFDEIEPGRRSGAHRQDSSAQSNVGAIALVIILALVAVLLVVAAINIITSSMKDPESNVADSGSDKTASASPSPSESEVSVADSELTVDVLNGSGVSGVAKKFSEAVEEKGWGIGQVGNYSTGLSVSTVYYSDESNKSQAKMVADALGIEATEASTDFDADITVVICSDIAERGPEPSEGGSGEGDSAEGGADSGSAGAVDNNG; this is translated from the coding sequence ATGACTGACGAATTCGACGAGATCGAACCCGGACGACGCAGCGGAGCCCATCGACAGGACTCCTCAGCGCAATCGAACGTCGGTGCCATCGCGCTGGTCATCATCCTGGCACTTGTTGCCGTTCTGCTGGTGGTCGCGGCCATCAACATCATCACGTCCTCGATGAAGGACCCCGAGTCCAACGTCGCCGATTCCGGATCCGATAAGACCGCCTCGGCGAGCCCATCGCCGAGTGAAAGCGAAGTCAGCGTCGCCGATTCGGAGCTTACGGTTGACGTGCTCAATGGTTCGGGAGTCTCCGGAGTTGCGAAGAAATTCTCCGAAGCAGTGGAGGAGAAGGGCTGGGGCATCGGCCAGGTCGGCAACTATTCGACCGGGCTGAGCGTCTCCACGGTCTACTACTCGGACGAGTCGAATAAATCTCAGGCGAAGATGGTCGCCGACGCACTCGGAATCGAGGCCACAGAAGCCTCGACGGACTTCGACGCGGACATCACCGTCGTCATCTGCTCCGACATCGCCGAGCGCGGACCAGAGCCCAGCGAAGGCGGCTCCGGCGAGGGCGATTCGGCCGAAGGCGGCGCAGATTCCGGCTCGGCCGGGGCTGTGGACAACAACGGCTGA
- a CDS encoding DUF3263 domain-containing protein — protein MPQNQGAPELSELEVSVLEFERRWWKYGGAKDHAIRERFDMSATSYFQILNSLLDNPAALASDPMLVKRLRRIRTTRQSERAQARVSR, from the coding sequence ATGCCGCAGAACCAAGGCGCCCCCGAACTGAGTGAGCTCGAGGTGTCCGTTTTGGAGTTCGAGCGGCGGTGGTGGAAATACGGTGGAGCCAAGGACCACGCGATCCGTGAACGGTTCGACATGTCTGCCACCAGCTACTTCCAGATCCTCAATTCCCTGCTCGACAATCCTGCCGCACTTGCCAGTGACCCTATGCTGGTCAAACGCCTGCGTCGCATCCGCACCACGCGGCAGAGCGAACGCGCACAAGCCCGCGTCTCGAGGTAG
- a CDS encoding threonine/serine exporter family protein has product MTNDNTEEAPTAEVPVDAQSSSGPEHGTNKAEAGSSALQELLELSRQQRLQELREAPTGELKSGEDSPAGARSPKTTTAKAKPKAEQKGASQRIAQRVARRTVGRLVSGTSVNTQPVPIVTALKGSPYKAPVQASEPNEDEARMVLDLAADIAAIMMRAGAGTSDIEVSVIAACAAFGLTTAQVDLTSNTLTVHYSTSDGRLMTVMRVNRGESIHFAKLGSVHKLVTDLVAGNLGFNDARSRLDAIRYQRRPYQDWVVTGAWGLMVGSLVVLLGGGPIAAGLGIIMSTLISWVGRLIGRTALPSFFITALQAAIATLMAMVAGNFGIIQSPQFLVAAGIVLLLPTQSLYSSVQDALTNFPLTAAGRMVGVVLTLAGIVSGLALGVVTGEAIGLDPIEVLVPKTSVHVISAIVSMVAAAVVAVAGVIAMQSTRRFILPGAFVGLASYITMTALTIIAIDNVLASLLAATVTGFLARPLSLRLGAPAIVLMIPAIYTLLQGLSIFTAVYQIVAESATTTFAVGLSALFTAILANAALAVGAVLGSYLARPLKNLKADAVEKTAESARSNESTITLDTVEPRD; this is encoded by the coding sequence GTGACGAACGACAACACTGAAGAGGCACCCACCGCCGAGGTACCGGTCGACGCGCAGTCGTCGTCCGGACCTGAGCACGGGACGAATAAGGCCGAAGCCGGGTCCTCGGCGCTGCAGGAACTGCTCGAACTCTCCCGTCAGCAGCGGCTCCAGGAGCTGCGCGAGGCACCGACCGGGGAACTGAAATCCGGTGAGGACAGCCCCGCGGGTGCGAGGTCACCGAAGACGACGACGGCCAAAGCCAAGCCCAAGGCCGAGCAGAAGGGCGCCTCCCAGCGCATCGCTCAACGGGTGGCCAGGCGCACCGTGGGCAGGCTCGTGTCCGGCACCTCGGTCAACACCCAGCCGGTGCCCATCGTCACCGCCCTCAAGGGCAGCCCGTACAAGGCTCCGGTGCAGGCCAGCGAGCCCAACGAGGACGAGGCCAGGATGGTCCTCGACCTCGCCGCCGACATTGCGGCGATCATGATGCGCGCCGGGGCCGGAACCTCCGACATCGAGGTCTCCGTCATTGCGGCCTGCGCGGCCTTCGGACTCACGACTGCCCAAGTGGATCTGACTTCGAACACCCTCACCGTGCACTATTCGACGTCCGACGGTCGTCTCATGACCGTCATGCGCGTCAACCGGGGCGAATCCATCCACTTCGCGAAACTCGGCTCCGTGCATAAGCTCGTCACCGATCTGGTCGCGGGGAATCTGGGATTCAACGATGCCCGGAGTCGCCTCGACGCCATCCGGTACCAGCGCCGTCCCTATCAGGATTGGGTCGTCACCGGTGCTTGGGGTCTGATGGTCGGCAGCCTCGTCGTGCTCTTGGGCGGCGGGCCGATTGCCGCTGGCCTCGGAATCATCATGTCCACCCTGATCAGTTGGGTCGGCCGACTCATCGGCCGCACCGCGCTGCCCAGTTTCTTCATCACCGCCCTGCAGGCGGCCATCGCGACCCTGATGGCAATGGTCGCCGGCAACTTCGGCATCATTCAATCTCCTCAATTTCTGGTGGCCGCCGGCATCGTCCTGCTCCTGCCCACACAATCCCTGTATTCCTCGGTACAAGATGCCTTGACGAATTTCCCGCTCACCGCCGCCGGACGCATGGTGGGGGTGGTTTTGACCCTGGCCGGCATTGTCTCGGGGCTGGCCTTGGGTGTTGTGACCGGCGAGGCGATCGGGCTCGATCCGATCGAAGTCCTTGTGCCCAAGACCAGCGTCCACGTCATCTCAGCAATCGTGTCGATGGTGGCCGCTGCTGTCGTGGCCGTGGCTGGCGTCATCGCCATGCAGTCGACGAGGCGGTTCATCCTGCCCGGTGCATTCGTCGGTCTCGCCTCCTACATCACGATGACGGCGCTGACGATCATCGCCATCGACAATGTTCTGGCCAGTCTGCTGGCCGCGACTGTGACCGGCTTCCTGGCACGACCGCTGTCGCTGCGTCTGGGTGCACCCGCCATCGTGCTGATGATTCCCGCGATCTACACGCTGCTGCAGGGTCTCTCGATCTTCACCGCCGTCTATCAGATCGTCGCCGAATCCGCGACGACTACATTCGCGGTGGGACTGTCCGCACTGTTCACCGCGATACTGGCCAATGCGGCTCTGGCAGTCGGCGCCGTGCTCGGCAGCTACCTGGCCAGGCCGTTGAAGAACCTCAAGGCTGATGCCGTGGAGAAGACCGCCGAATCCGCGCGGTCGAACGAATCGACGATCACCTTGGACACGGTCGAGCCCCGCGACTGA
- a CDS encoding aldehyde dehydrogenase family protein — translation MSQFPEATNWKMFIGGEWVEAADGDRKDVITPIDRNVVIATVANGKEEDADRAVKAARKAFPEWAALPFKERQKMLIRCADALDAASEELAQLTAIDTGNAIRTQARPETIILADLFRYMGGVAGEVKGNTLPAGDGQLQYTKRVPLGVVAGILPWNSPLMIAAFKTPAALAAGNTIVLKCAEDAPLTILKMAELLADILPAGVLNVVTGKGSVIGEALNVHPDVDKVSFTGSTNVGRHVAELAGGRLAHSSMELGGKSPNIVFPDSNDDDTLQQVLLSTRFARQGQSCTMGSRLFLHEDIYDDFLAKLVDAVSKMKVGDPRNEDSDIGCIINEKQYNQVSDYIEMGKSMDGVEIAYDGSDSLEVGEPGFYHAPVIFSKAKNEWQTSQEEIFGPVLSVIPWKDVDEVIDMANDSEFGLAAFVFTRNVDAALTMANRIESGWVQVNQGGGQLAGQSYGGMKTSGFGREASLEGMLEGFTQIKQVNIRIR, via the coding sequence ATGTCGCAATTTCCCGAGGCCACGAACTGGAAGATGTTCATCGGCGGAGAATGGGTCGAAGCTGCCGACGGTGACAGGAAAGACGTCATCACCCCCATTGATCGCAACGTAGTGATCGCCACTGTGGCCAATGGCAAGGAAGAAGACGCCGATCGCGCCGTCAAGGCCGCTCGGAAGGCCTTCCCCGAATGGGCCGCTTTGCCATTCAAGGAACGCCAGAAGATGCTCATCCGCTGCGCGGACGCACTTGATGCTGCGTCCGAGGAACTGGCCCAGCTGACTGCGATCGACACAGGCAACGCCATCCGCACCCAGGCACGTCCGGAGACGATCATCCTGGCCGACCTGTTCCGCTACATGGGCGGTGTCGCAGGTGAGGTCAAGGGCAATACCCTGCCTGCCGGTGACGGACAGCTGCAGTACACGAAACGCGTTCCGCTGGGCGTCGTCGCCGGAATCCTGCCCTGGAACTCACCGCTGATGATTGCGGCCTTCAAGACCCCAGCCGCACTGGCCGCGGGCAACACGATCGTCCTCAAGTGCGCTGAGGATGCGCCGCTGACGATTCTGAAGATGGCTGAACTGCTGGCCGACATCCTGCCGGCCGGCGTCCTCAACGTCGTCACTGGCAAGGGCTCGGTCATCGGCGAGGCGCTCAACGTCCACCCCGACGTCGACAAGGTCTCGTTCACCGGTTCGACGAACGTCGGCCGTCACGTCGCCGAACTGGCAGGCGGACGCCTCGCTCACTCCTCGATGGAACTCGGCGGCAAGAGCCCCAACATCGTCTTCCCCGACTCCAACGATGACGACACACTCCAGCAGGTGCTGCTCTCGACGCGCTTCGCACGTCAGGGCCAGTCCTGCACGATGGGTTCGCGTCTGTTCCTCCACGAGGACATCTACGACGACTTCCTGGCCAAGCTCGTCGACGCCGTGTCGAAGATGAAGGTCGGTGACCCTCGCAACGAGGATTCGGACATCGGCTGCATCATCAACGAGAAGCAGTACAACCAGGTCTCGGACTACATCGAGATGGGCAAGTCGATGGACGGCGTCGAGATCGCCTACGACGGTTCGGACTCACTCGAAGTCGGCGAACCCGGTTTTTACCACGCACCGGTCATCTTCTCCAAGGCCAAGAACGAATGGCAGACCAGCCAGGAGGAGATCTTCGGACCCGTCCTCTCGGTCATTCCCTGGAAAGACGTCGACGAGGTCATCGACATGGCCAATGACAGCGAATTCGGCCTCGCCGCCTTCGTTTTCACAAGGAACGTCGATGCCGCACTGACCATGGCCAACCGGATCGAATCCGGCTGGGTCCAGGTCAACCAGGGCGGCGGTCAGCTGGCCGGGCAGTCCTACGGCGGTATGAAGACCTCCGGCTTCGGCCGTGAGGCCTCACTGGAAGGCATGCTCGAAGGCTTCACCCAGATCAAGCAGGTCAACATCCGCATCCGCTGA
- a CDS encoding amidohydrolase, protein MYRSIPVPEITDFAITNARILPIADAKGQRVEPIESGTILVSDGTITSVESGTVTAADLPDGTELIDAGQRWVLPGFIEAHGHLGVHEDGEGWSGDDTNEMTDPNGAGVRALDGIDPSEIGFKDALRGGVTSALIKPGSGNPIGGRTAFVKTWGRIVDEMLVTQDLSVKSALGENPKRVYGEKNVTPSTRMGTAKILRDAFVDAQNYLAKRAHAESEGIPFERDLVKETLADVLEGKLAFDQHCHRADDIATAIRLSEEFGYRLVINHGTEGHKIADYIADKGIDVILGPLMTSRSKVELRDRSLATAGALAKAGVRIALTTDHPVIPINFLIHEASLAVKEGLDPVVALEALTINPAAIFGLEERLGSLAPGRDADLVVWSGDPLDLNSRADQVFVSGRKVYEFDAAAGTADVADPFGPTLISEP, encoded by the coding sequence ATGTATCGTTCGATTCCGGTTCCCGAGATCACTGATTTCGCCATCACGAATGCTCGGATTCTGCCCATCGCAGATGCCAAGGGGCAGCGTGTCGAACCGATCGAATCCGGCACGATCCTGGTCTCCGATGGCACGATCACCTCGGTGGAATCCGGCACCGTCACTGCCGCGGATCTGCCTGACGGCACTGAGCTCATCGATGCCGGACAACGCTGGGTGCTGCCGGGATTCATCGAAGCCCACGGCCACCTCGGCGTCCATGAGGATGGCGAAGGCTGGTCCGGTGACGATACGAATGAGATGACCGACCCCAACGGTGCCGGCGTGCGTGCCCTCGACGGCATCGACCCGTCCGAGATCGGATTCAAGGACGCACTGCGAGGAGGCGTCACCTCGGCGCTGATCAAGCCCGGGTCCGGCAATCCGATCGGCGGGCGCACCGCCTTCGTGAAGACCTGGGGACGGATCGTCGACGAGATGCTCGTGACGCAGGACCTGTCCGTGAAGTCGGCCCTGGGTGAGAACCCGAAGCGCGTCTACGGCGAGAAGAACGTCACCCCATCGACCCGTATGGGAACCGCGAAGATCCTCCGCGATGCCTTCGTCGATGCCCAGAACTACCTGGCCAAGCGCGCCCACGCCGAATCGGAGGGCATTCCCTTCGAGCGTGATCTCGTGAAGGAGACCTTGGCGGACGTTCTCGAGGGCAAGCTCGCCTTCGACCAGCACTGCCACCGCGCCGATGACATCGCCACAGCCATCCGCCTGTCGGAGGAGTTCGGCTATCGTCTCGTCATCAACCACGGCACCGAGGGCCACAAGATCGCTGACTACATCGCTGACAAGGGCATCGACGTCATCCTCGGACCGCTGATGACCAGCCGTTCGAAGGTCGAGCTGCGCGACAGGTCCCTGGCAACCGCAGGCGCACTGGCCAAGGCCGGGGTGCGCATCGCTCTGACCACTGACCATCCGGTCATCCCGATCAACTTCCTCATCCACGAGGCCTCCCTGGCAGTCAAGGAAGGCCTCGATCCTGTCGTCGCGCTCGAAGCGCTGACCATCAACCCCGCCGCGATCTTCGGCCTCGAGGAGCGTCTGGGTTCGCTGGCTCCCGGCCGCGACGCCGACCTCGTCGTCTGGTCCGGTGACCCGCTGGACCTGAACTCCCGCGCCGATCAGGTGTTCGTCTCCGGCCGCAAGGTCTACGAATTCGACGCAGCCGCAGGCACCGCCGATGTGGCGGACCCATTCGGCCCGACTCTCATCAGTGAGCCGTGA
- a CDS encoding PaaX family transcriptional regulator, translating into MFGALSPIVDLDHTSGSPTSLLRTFVGLHLRDLGGWIRVAALLDLLATAGVSNSSTRSAVSRLKGKGLLLPDKRGAVAGYRLDPAAVSGLERGDRRIFSYRSQRDDEPWCLVSYSMPEVDRSKRVQLRRTLMGLGFGAVTDGLWIAPGHLRAEVEEALVNLDVRDRATIFITQTPLTAEPFAKVAAKWWELDTLAARHTEFIDRYEHAVHAENVVHAENAAPHTVGAEHAGSAPQSSLQPREAFALWLHCVDDWKAIPYVDPGLPPSALPSNWPGMRGVELFAQLRRTLAEPARTHVREINSAGS; encoded by the coding sequence TTGTTCGGGGCTCTGAGCCCAATCGTCGATCTCGATCACACCTCCGGCAGCCCTACCTCCTTGCTGCGGACCTTCGTCGGACTTCACCTGCGTGACCTGGGCGGTTGGATTCGAGTTGCTGCTCTGCTCGATCTCCTCGCCACTGCCGGGGTCTCGAACTCCTCGACCCGCAGCGCCGTGTCAAGGCTCAAGGGCAAGGGACTGCTCCTCCCCGACAAGCGTGGGGCCGTGGCCGGATATCGTTTGGACCCAGCGGCAGTCTCTGGCCTCGAACGCGGCGATCGGAGGATCTTCTCCTACCGCAGTCAGAGGGATGACGAGCCCTGGTGCCTGGTGTCCTACTCTATGCCCGAGGTGGATCGGTCGAAGCGGGTGCAGCTGCGGCGAACACTCATGGGGCTGGGGTTCGGAGCGGTCACCGACGGGTTGTGGATTGCGCCCGGGCATCTGCGCGCCGAGGTCGAGGAAGCCCTAGTCAACCTCGACGTCCGAGACCGGGCGACGATCTTCATCACGCAGACGCCCTTGACCGCCGAGCCTTTCGCCAAAGTGGCGGCGAAATGGTGGGAGCTGGACACTCTGGCTGCCCGGCACACCGAATTCATTGACCGGTACGAACACGCTGTGCACGCAGAGAACGTTGTGCACGCAGAGAACGCTGCGCCGCACACAGTGGGTGCAGAACACGCCGGTTCAGCGCCGCAGTCGTCTCTTCAACCGCGTGAGGCGTTCGCCCTGTGGCTGCACTGCGTCGACGATTGGAAGGCGATCCCGTACGTCGATCCGGGCCTTCCGCCCAGTGCCCTGCCCTCAAACTGGCCCGGGATGAGAGGCGTCGAACTCTTCGCGCAGCTGCGCCGCACACTGGCCGAGCCCGCACGCACCCACGTCCGTGAGATCAATTCAGCAGGGTCTTGA
- the groL gene encoding chaperonin GroEL (60 kDa chaperone family; promotes refolding of misfolded polypeptides especially under stressful conditions; forms two stacked rings of heptamers to form a barrel-shaped 14mer; ends can be capped by GroES; misfolded proteins enter the barrel where they are refolded when GroES binds) yields MAKMIAFDEEARRGLEAGLNQLADAVKVTLGPRGRNVVLEKQWGAPTITNDGVSIAKEIELEDPYEKIGAELVKEVAKKTDDVAGDGTTTATVLAQALVREGLRNVAAGADPLSLKRGIEKAVEAVTGVLLENAIDIETKEQIAATAGISAGDPAIGELIAEAIDKVGKEGVVTVEESNTFGLELELTEGMRFDKGYISGYFVTDTDRQEAVLEDPYILIVNSKISNVKDLLPVLEKVQQSNKPLFIIAEDVEGEALAVLVLNKIRGTFKSVAVKAPGFGDRRKAQLADIAILTGGQVVSEEVGLKLDNVTTELLGTARKVVITKDETTIVEGAGDAEEIAGRVAQIRAEIENSDSDYDREKLQERLAKLAGGVAVIKAGAATEVELKETKHRIEDAVRNAKAAVEEGIVAGGGVSLIQAGKTAFANLALEGDEATGANIVKVAIEAPLKQIATNAGLEAGVVADKVANLEAGFGLNAATGEYEDLLAAGINDPVKVTRSALQNAASIAGLFLTTESVVADKPEKAAPGADAAAAGMDGMGGMGF; encoded by the coding sequence ATGGCAAAGATGATTGCATTCGACGAAGAAGCTCGTCGGGGACTCGAAGCAGGTCTCAACCAGCTTGCGGACGCGGTCAAGGTAACCCTTGGACCCCGTGGCCGCAATGTCGTGCTCGAAAAGCAGTGGGGCGCTCCCACCATCACCAACGATGGTGTCTCCATTGCCAAGGAGATCGAACTCGAGGATCCCTACGAGAAGATCGGCGCTGAGCTCGTCAAGGAAGTCGCCAAGAAGACTGACGACGTCGCAGGCGACGGCACCACCACAGCTACCGTTCTCGCTCAGGCTCTCGTCCGCGAAGGCCTGCGCAACGTGGCAGCTGGTGCTGACCCGCTCAGCCTCAAGCGCGGCATCGAGAAGGCTGTTGAAGCCGTCACCGGTGTGCTGCTTGAGAACGCCATCGACATCGAGACCAAGGAACAGATCGCCGCTACCGCCGGTATCTCCGCTGGAGATCCTGCGATCGGTGAACTGATCGCCGAGGCCATCGACAAAGTCGGCAAGGAAGGCGTCGTCACCGTCGAGGAGTCCAACACCTTCGGACTCGAACTCGAACTGACCGAGGGCATGCGCTTCGACAAGGGCTACATCTCCGGTTACTTCGTCACGGACACAGATCGCCAGGAAGCTGTCCTCGAGGACCCCTACATCCTCATCGTCAACTCCAAGATCTCGAACGTGAAGGATCTGCTGCCCGTCCTTGAGAAGGTCCAGCAGTCCAACAAGCCGCTGTTCATCATCGCTGAAGACGTCGAGGGCGAAGCTCTCGCGGTTCTCGTGCTGAACAAGATCCGTGGCACCTTCAAGTCCGTGGCCGTCAAGGCTCCTGGCTTTGGAGACCGCCGCAAGGCTCAGCTGGCCGACATCGCCATCCTCACCGGTGGTCAGGTCGTGTCCGAGGAAGTCGGGCTCAAGCTCGACAACGTGACCACCGAACTGCTGGGCACCGCCCGCAAGGTTGTCATCACCAAGGACGAGACCACCATCGTCGAAGGTGCCGGAGACGCCGAGGAGATCGCAGGTCGGGTCGCCCAGATCCGTGCCGAGATCGAAAACTCGGATTCGGACTACGACCGCGAGAAGCTGCAGGAACGTCTGGCCAAGCTGGCCGGCGGCGTTGCAGTCATCAAGGCCGGAGCCGCGACCGAGGTCGAGCTCAAGGAAACCAAGCACCGCATCGAAGATGCAGTGCGCAACGCCAAGGCTGCTGTGGAAGAGGGAATCGTCGCCGGTGGCGGCGTCTCGCTCATCCAGGCGGGCAAGACTGCCTTCGCCAACCTCGCACTCGAGGGCGACGAAGCAACCGGTGCCAACATCGTCAAGGTTGCCATCGAAGCTCCGCTGAAGCAGATCGCCACCAACGCCGGCCTCGAAGCCGGTGTGGTTGCCGATAAGGTCGCCAACCTCGAAGCCGGATTCGGTCTCAACGCCGCAACCGGTGAGTACGAGGACCTGTTGGCCGCTGGCATCAACGACCCGGTCAAGGTGACCCGCTCTGCTCTGCAGAACGCCGCCTCGATCGCTGGTCTGTTCCTCACCACCGAGTCGGTTGTCGCCGACAAGCCTGAGAAGGCTGCACCAGGTGCCGACGCAGCTGCTGCCGGTATGGACGGAATGGGCGGCATGGGCTTCTGA
- a CDS encoding uracil-DNA glycosylase, translating to MTSTAELTNIMSPDWAAALSDQAERIHAMGDFLREEIAAGRSYLPSGDKVFRAFADPLAEVKVLIVGQDPYPTPGHAIGLSFAVDPDVRPLPRSLQNIFKEIEADLGIDPASHGDLQAWSRQGVMLLNRVLTVSPGEPASHRKRGWEAITEAAIAALVDRDQPLVAILWGRDARNLAPMLLSGRSEVAIIESAHPSPLSANRGFFGSQPFSRTNELLEQKNLAPIDWSLPSQD from the coding sequence ATGACGTCCACCGCTGAGCTCACGAACATCATGTCCCCCGACTGGGCCGCCGCACTGTCCGACCAGGCCGAACGCATCCACGCCATGGGCGATTTCCTACGTGAGGAGATCGCGGCTGGGCGCAGCTACCTGCCCAGCGGGGACAAGGTGTTCCGTGCCTTTGCCGATCCCCTCGCCGAGGTGAAGGTGCTCATCGTCGGACAGGATCCCTACCCGACCCCCGGACATGCGATCGGTCTGTCCTTCGCCGTCGATCCCGATGTGCGCCCACTCCCCCGGTCGCTGCAGAACATCTTTAAGGAAATCGAGGCGGACCTGGGCATCGACCCTGCCTCCCATGGTGATCTTCAAGCCTGGTCGCGGCAAGGGGTCATGCTGCTCAACAGAGTGCTCACCGTGTCACCGGGCGAACCCGCATCCCACCGCAAGCGCGGCTGGGAAGCCATCACCGAAGCCGCGATTGCCGCACTCGTCGATCGGGATCAGCCGCTTGTGGCGATTCTCTGGGGTCGGGACGCGAGGAATCTTGCGCCCATGCTGCTCTCGGGTCGCTCTGAGGTCGCGATCATCGAATCCGCGCACCCATCACCCTTGTCAGCCAACAGAGGCTTCTTCGGTTCCCAACCGTTCTCCCGGACGAACGAACTGCTCGAACAGAAGAACCTGGCGCCCATCGACTGGAGCCTCCCGTCCCAGGACTGA
- a CDS encoding SGNH/GDSL hydrolase family protein, translating into MLQTITSYVAIGDSFSEGLMDHDPSADDRYLGWADRLADKLVDSPAGSPELTYANLAIRGRLIDRIIEEQVPKALDLNPDLVSFCAGGNDCLRPKADIDDLADQFERAVVAFREAGIEVLMCNGFDTEIASPLIRAVRPRVGIYNAHLWSIAQRHGCHMTDVWGLRQLYAGDMWADDRIHLSPKGHELVASQALATLESGHSLPVTGFAMPARPTRPIRAAMSEESKWAREHLGPWVGRRLRGQSSGDKLDAKIPELTRVRKSE; encoded by the coding sequence ATGCTCCAGACCATCACCTCGTATGTCGCCATCGGCGATTCATTCAGTGAAGGGCTCATGGACCACGATCCGAGCGCAGACGATCGCTACCTGGGTTGGGCCGACCGCCTGGCTGACAAGCTCGTCGACTCCCCCGCAGGCAGCCCCGAACTCACCTACGCCAACCTCGCCATCCGTGGGCGTCTCATTGACCGGATCATCGAGGAGCAGGTGCCCAAGGCACTTGACCTCAACCCCGACCTGGTCAGCTTCTGCGCCGGCGGCAACGACTGCCTGCGCCCGAAAGCCGATATCGATGACCTGGCCGACCAGTTCGAACGTGCCGTCGTCGCCTTTCGCGAGGCCGGCATCGAGGTGCTCATGTGCAACGGCTTCGACACCGAGATCGCCTCACCCCTCATCCGCGCCGTGCGCCCGCGCGTGGGCATCTACAACGCGCACCTGTGGTCGATTGCACAGCGACATGGCTGCCATATGACCGACGTCTGGGGGCTGCGGCAGCTCTACGCCGGCGACATGTGGGCCGATGACAGAATTCACCTCTCACCCAAGGGCCATGAGCTCGTGGCCAGTCAGGCCTTGGCCACATTGGAAAGCGGGCATTCCCTGCCGGTGACCGGGTTCGCTATGCCGGCTCGACCGACGCGGCCGATTCGAGCGGCCATGAGCGAAGAGTCCAAGTGGGCACGCGAACACCTCGGCCCCTGGGTCGGCCGGCGCCTGCGCGGGCAGTCCTCCGGCGACAAGCTGGATGCGAAGATTCCTGAACTCACCCGAGTGCGCAAATCAGAATGA